From Pedobacter indicus, a single genomic window includes:
- a CDS encoding amidohydrolase: MKKNFLLFNVLALAGLLFSACSSKTQVDLIVHNGVVYTVDSSFSKTEAFAVKDGKFIKIGTTDQILKNYESSHVIDAEGKAIYPGFYDSHAHFFGLGSTLAQADLNNTRSFEEAVERLKAFREANPDAEWILGRGWDQNKWPGKEFPDNKLLNEAFPETPVYLTRIDGHAAIVNNKGLELSGVTQSRNVEGGLFVTIDSKLSGVLVDNAMNVVARNIPDPTEEDLTRQLINAQDSCFAVGLTTIADAGLGINQIELLKKLYENGKLKIRDYAMVALSEKNLDHFSKEGTYISDRLTVRSFKLMADGALGSRGACLIHPYSDAQTSGFLLLSPSKLDSVVSVLSKTDFQVNTHAIGDSANRVMLDVYAKYLKGKNDRRWRIEHAQIIAPTDFAKFASYSIIPSVQPTHATSDMYWAEQRLGQERIKGAYAYKDLLNEYGMLALGSDFPVEHFNPIYGFHAAVARVDANNYPEGGFQPENAISREEALRGMTIWSAFASFQEETHGSIEVGKVADFVIMEQDIMEIPDEQLRSAKVNRTVIAGETVFSKNN, encoded by the coding sequence ATGAAAAAGAACTTTTTACTCTTTAACGTCCTTGCACTAGCAGGTTTACTATTCTCGGCTTGCTCTTCAAAAACTCAAGTAGACCTCATCGTACACAATGGTGTTGTTTATACTGTAGACAGCTCCTTTTCAAAGACAGAGGCTTTTGCTGTCAAAGACGGAAAATTTATCAAAATAGGGACAACAGATCAAATCTTGAAGAATTATGAGTCAAGCCACGTGATCGATGCCGAAGGGAAGGCTATTTATCCGGGTTTTTACGATTCCCATGCACACTTTTTTGGTCTTGGTAGCACGCTCGCTCAAGCCGATCTTAACAATACTAGAAGCTTCGAAGAAGCAGTCGAACGCTTAAAAGCTTTTCGGGAAGCCAATCCAGATGCAGAGTGGATTTTGGGAAGAGGTTGGGATCAAAACAAGTGGCCAGGAAAAGAATTTCCTGATAATAAGCTTTTGAACGAGGCTTTCCCCGAAACTCCTGTTTACCTAACACGTATAGACGGGCATGCCGCCATCGTTAACAACAAAGGGTTGGAGCTATCAGGCGTTACCCAGTCGCGTAATGTTGAAGGGGGCTTATTCGTAACGATTGATAGTAAACTAAGCGGTGTATTGGTTGACAATGCTATGAACGTGGTGGCACGTAATATCCCCGATCCTACAGAAGAAGATTTAACTCGTCAGTTAATAAATGCTCAAGATTCCTGTTTTGCGGTTGGTCTCACCACCATAGCAGATGCCGGTTTAGGGATTAATCAGATTGAGCTGCTGAAAAAGTTGTACGAGAACGGAAAATTGAAAATTCGGGACTATGCCATGGTCGCATTAAGTGAGAAAAACCTAGATCATTTTAGTAAAGAAGGCACGTATATTAGTGACCGCCTGACGGTTCGGTCTTTTAAACTAATGGCTGATGGTGCTCTCGGATCAAGAGGTGCTTGCCTCATCCATCCTTACTCAGATGCACAAACCTCTGGGTTTCTTTTACTTTCCCCGTCTAAATTAGATTCGGTTGTGAGTGTTTTAAGTAAAACAGATTTCCAGGTCAATACCCATGCAATTGGAGATTCGGCAAATCGTGTCATGCTCGATGTTTATGCAAAATATTTGAAAGGAAAAAATGATCGTCGCTGGCGGATCGAGCATGCCCAGATTATCGCACCCACAGATTTTGCAAAATTTGCTTCCTATTCAATTATACCTTCTGTGCAACCCACCCATGCCACATCTGATATGTACTGGGCCGAACAGCGCCTAGGACAAGAGCGCATCAAAGGTGCTTACGCCTATAAAGATTTATTAAACGAATATGGGATGCTTGCTTTAGGAAGTGATTTTCCTGTAGAACATTTTAATCCAATATATGGATTCCATGCCGCTGTAGCACGGGTTGACGCTAATAACTATCCAGAAGGTGGATTTCAACCAGAAAATGCCATCAGCAGAGAAGAAGCATTAAGGGGCATGACCATCTGGTCCGCTTTCGCATCTTTTCAGGAAGAAACACATGGAAGTATTGAAGTAGGGAAGGTTGCTGATTTCGTTATTATGGAGCAAGATATTATGGAGATTCCAGACGAACAGTTGAGAAGCGCAAAGGTTAATCGTACAGTAATTGCCGGTGAGACTGTGTTTTCGAAAAATAATTAG
- the prmC gene encoding peptide chain release factor N(5)-glutamine methyltransferase — protein sequence MTHLKEIKKEFIEALKDLYDSQETSELYWLSLEHVLELDRVQLKLNEKLRFNEAQITQLQKILDELVTGRPLQHIIGYSWFYGEKFTVNNSVLIPRPETEELVAWIIDDVTQFKIREPVRILDIGTGSGCIPIILKKKIRCKTQIHAVDISPDALEVAKENAELNKAEIDFLQLDILQAEPYVNQLNQKFDIIVSNPPYISREEEREMHSNVIDHEPHRALFVDQEGPLIFYKSIADFALKNLHDRGRLYFEINQRYGNILIDYLRSCGFKDIILRKDISGNDRMIRASLYS from the coding sequence ATGACTCACCTCAAGGAAATTAAAAAAGAGTTTATAGAAGCACTGAAAGATCTCTATGATTCGCAAGAGACTAGCGAATTATATTGGCTTAGCTTGGAACATGTATTAGAACTGGATAGAGTACAGCTGAAACTAAATGAAAAGCTCCGGTTTAACGAAGCTCAAATCACCCAACTCCAAAAGATTTTAGATGAATTAGTTACAGGCCGGCCGCTTCAACACATTATTGGTTACTCATGGTTTTATGGAGAGAAGTTTACCGTAAACAACTCCGTTTTAATACCACGTCCGGAAACAGAAGAATTAGTGGCATGGATCATAGATGATGTAACGCAATTCAAGATTCGCGAACCGGTTCGCATTCTCGACATTGGAACCGGAAGCGGTTGCATCCCCATCATCCTTAAAAAAAAGATACGATGCAAAACTCAAATTCATGCCGTTGATATATCACCTGACGCATTAGAGGTTGCCAAGGAAAATGCAGAACTCAATAAGGCTGAAATCGATTTCTTGCAGCTCGACATCCTGCAAGCAGAACCCTATGTCAATCAGCTAAACCAAAAGTTTGATATCATCGTAAGTAACCCACCTTATATTAGTCGGGAAGAAGAACGCGAAATGCATTCCAACGTTATCGATCATGAACCACACCGAGCATTGTTTGTCGATCAAGAAGGTCCACTTATTTTTTATAAATCCATTGCCGATTTTGCGCTCAAAAATCTTCATGACAGAGGAAGGCTTTATTTCGAAATTAATCAACGCTATGGTAACATCCTGATAGATTACTTGAGATCCTGTGGGTTTAAGGACATTATTTTAAGAAAGGATATTTCAGGAAACGACCGCATGATACGTGCGTCTTTATATTCTTGA
- a CDS encoding DUF3872 domain-containing protein has translation MFMLLAMLVCAVVLTSCEKDEIDIQQNYPFEVQVMPVPKEVTNGQTVEIRITIERSANFSDAKYFIRYFQFDGQGALRYYSEPPYMPNDLYLLPQTQFRLYYTSQSTVSQAFDIWISDNFGNEKQVSFQFNSRD, from the coding sequence ATGTTCATGCTCTTGGCAATGTTGGTCTGCGCCGTGGTGCTGACCTCCTGCGAAAAAGACGAGATCGACATACAACAAAATTACCCTTTTGAGGTACAGGTAATGCCTGTACCCAAAGAGGTGACGAACGGGCAGACCGTTGAAATACGGATTACCATTGAACGGTCGGCCAATTTCAGCGATGCGAAATACTTTATCCGCTATTTCCAGTTTGACGGACAGGGAGCATTGCGGTATTACAGCGAACCGCCGTATATGCCCAATGACCTGTACCTCTTGCCACAGACACAATTTAGGTTGTATTACACCTCGCAATCCACCGTATCACAGGCGTTTGATATTTGGATTTCGGACAATTTCGGAAACGAAAAGCAAGTCAGTTTCCAGTTTAACAGCCGTGATTAA
- a CDS encoding antirestriction protein ArdA, translating into MIQQINTSEARVYVGTYRKYNDGSIFGKWLDLSDYANSEEFYTACKKLHDNEEDPEFMFQDYENIPKGLIGECWISDNIFEVLEALEDMDETRKEAFLIWCDNGHRKLSEGDISDLISDFDDDYIGEYKDEEDFAYEQVEQMDLPEFAKRYFDYEAFARDLFCGDYWSDGGHVFCNS; encoded by the coding sequence ATGATACAACAAATAAACACATCGGAAGCAAGGGTATATGTCGGCACATACAGAAAATACAATGACGGTTCAATCTTCGGGAAATGGCTTGACCTTTCCGATTATGCGAACAGCGAGGAATTTTACACCGCTTGCAAGAAGCTACACGATAACGAGGAAGACCCCGAATTTATGTTTCAAGACTACGAAAACATACCTAAGGGCTTAATCGGTGAGTGTTGGATAAGTGATAACATATTTGAAGTTTTGGAGGCTTTGGAAGATATGGACGAAACCCGAAAAGAAGCATTCCTAATATGGTGCGACAACGGACACCGTAAGCTATCCGAGGGGGATATAAGCGACCTAATAAGCGACTTTGACGATGACTATATAGGCGAATACAAGGACGAGGAAGATTTTGCCTATGAACAGGTTGAGCAAATGGACTTACCCGAATTTGCAAAAAGGTACTTCGATTATGAAGCTTTTGCCCGTGACCTGTTTTGTGGTGATTATTGGAGCGATGGTGGTCATGTATTTTGTAATTCGTGA
- a CDS encoding conjugal transfer protein TraO has protein sequence MIRYIFAVVLAMLSMTAVQAQRMLPKQKGLEINAGMLSKDISDNYYLNLTLTVNGKNGSYWIWGAEYAYQLSGYRDVQIPLETYTGEVGYSLQLLGDARKTITLNAGLTAVAGYETINRSEAMLPDGSTILDRDNFVYGTGGRLTLETYLSDRFVLLLQGRTKVLWGTDFKQFRPSAGIGLRFNF, from the coding sequence ATGATAAGATACATTTTTGCCGTGGTGCTTGCCATGCTAAGTATGACGGCAGTACAGGCACAGCGTATGCTCCCCAAACAAAAGGGATTGGAGATAAACGCAGGTATGTTGTCCAAAGATATAAGCGACAATTACTATCTGAATTTGACATTGACCGTGAACGGAAAGAACGGCAGTTACTGGATATGGGGTGCGGAATATGCCTATCAGCTTTCCGGTTACAGGGATGTACAGATACCGCTCGAAACCTATACGGGCGAGGTGGGTTACAGTCTTCAGCTATTGGGCGATGCAAGAAAGACCATCACGCTGAATGCAGGGCTAACAGCCGTTGCAGGTTATGAAACGATTAACCGGAGCGAAGCCATGCTACCGGACGGCTCGACCATCCTCGACAGAGACAATTTTGTTTACGGCACAGGCGGACGGCTCACGCTCGAAACGTACCTGTCCGACCGCTTTGTGTTGCTCCTGCAAGGACGTACCAAAGTGCTTTGGGGTACGGATTTTAAACAGTTCCGTCCATCGGCAGGGATTGGACTAAGGTTTAACTTTTAA
- a CDS encoding response regulator — MNTGKDNKNNVYVAVIDDNPKLRDMSVKQLENSGYTVLFQSGYGQDALQKIKEGGKLPDVCLIEEDFATAKLLLEKYPDLKVLISSTDDNEESVTSMLKAGVSGYILKFADPDGMLTAVKALSENKKYFSMGIRGVAMEYFKSQS; from the coding sequence ATGAATACTGGAAAAGACAACAAAAACAATGTCTATGTAGCGGTCATAGATGACAATCCAAAGCTTCGGGATATGTCTGTAAAGCAACTTGAAAATTCGGGATATACGGTATTGTTCCAATCGGGTTACGGGCAGGATGCCCTACAAAAAATAAAAGAGGGTGGCAAGTTGCCGGATGTCTGTCTCATAGAGGAAGACTTTGCTACTGCTAAACTTTTGCTCGAAAAGTACCCCGATTTAAAAGTTCTAATTTCCAGTACGGACGATAACGAGGAAAGTGTAACGAGTATGCTAAAGGCAGGTGTTTCGGGCTATATACTGAAATTCGCTGACCCCGATGGAATGCTAACCGCCGTTAAAGCATTGAGTGAAAATAAAAAATATTTCAGCATGGGGATTAGGGGGGTAGCAATGGAATACTTTAAAAGTCAATCATAA